In Podospora pseudoanserina strain CBS 124.78 chromosome 5, whole genome shotgun sequence, a single window of DNA contains:
- a CDS encoding hypothetical protein (EggNog:ENOG503PN94) → MISQNFIPQFLPPRHTTPSPSTKPPDPSSTEYCDLKALGLLPPEYHIPDGGPTVSRTIWFFLAFSTVFLFLRIYCKKWRSRGLWWDDYVLIFSWLMFIASAVICQLVINLGFGRYPCDIPPSHHPTIAFVGATLGSCITILTIVWSKTSFAITILRLSPSGSVLRNIAWFVLVSMNTLMIVQAVVVWVKCNPISKNWDLSNEGTCWDVHATNYYGVFCGVFSGVCDIVLALLPWRLVWGLQMRKKEKLGVVVGMSMGVVAGVWAFIKSSKLVLLGSKNFTYEGCLLLIWTSAEIGTTIMASCIPVLRVLFKELHDNHVEKQNSKETADSMNSQQPLSWPSSRAHSAV, encoded by the exons ATGATTTCCCAGAACTTCATCCCACAGTTCCTCCCCCCACgacacaccacccccagcccctcaaccaagcccccagacccctcctcaaccgaATACTGCGACCTCAAAGCCCTCGgtctcctccctccagaATACCACATCCCCGACGGCGGCCCCACCGTCTCCCGCACCATCTGgttcttcctcgccttctcaacCGTATTCCTGTTCCTCCGCATCTACTGCAAGAAATGGCGCTCCCGCGGCCTCTGGTGGGACGACTAcgtcctcatcttcagcTGGCTCATGTTCATAGCCTCCGCCGTCATCTGCCAACTagtcatcaacctcggctTCGGCCGCTACCCCTGTgacatccccccctcccaccaccccaccatcgcCTTCGTGGGCGCCACTCTTGGGTCttgcatcaccatcctcaccattGTGTGGTCCAAGACGTCATTCGCCATAACCATCCTCCGATTGTCACCTTCTGGTAGCGTCCTTCGGAACATTGCTTGGTTTGTGCTGGTTAGTATGAACACGCTCATGATTGTCCAGGCGGTGGTCGTCTGGGTGAAGTGTAACCCAATCAGTAAAAACTGGGATCTTAGTAATGAGGGAACCTGCTGGGATGTGCATGCCACGAATTACTATGGGGTATTCTGTGGGGTGTTCAGCGGGGTGTGTGATATTGTGCTGGCGCTGTTGCCGTggaggttggtttgggggttgcagatgaggaagaaggagaagttaggtgttgtggtggggatgaGTATGGGGGTTGT GGCTGGAGTCTGGGCTTTTATCAAGTCGTCCaagttggtgttgttggggtcaAAGAACTTTACCT ACGAGGGCTGCCTCCTGTTGATCTGGACGTCGGCTGAGATAGGAACAACCATCATGGCGAGCTGTATTCCTGTGTTGCGAGTGTTGTTCAAGGAGCTGCACGATAATCATGTCGAGAAGCAGAACAGTAAGGAGACTGCAGATTCGATGAACTCCCAGCAGCCATTGTCGTGGCCATCTTCACGAGCACACTCGGCAGTATGA
- a CDS encoding hypothetical protein (EggNog:ENOG503PWQX), whose protein sequence is MDANNPLSDREKALENEYIRKKEIQMAKERAAKQQAASGRRSPIAQGSQDVNKDK, encoded by the exons ATGGATGCCAATAATCCTCTGTCAGACCGCGAGAAGGCGCTGGAGAACGAGTACATTCGCAAGAAGGA GATTCAGATGGCCAAAGAAAGAGCCGCTAAACAACAAGCTGCTTCTGGGCGTCGCAGTCCCATCGCACAAGGGTCGCAAGATGTAAATAAGGACAAATAA
- a CDS encoding hypothetical protein (COG:I; EggNog:ENOG503Q4D9) translates to MALAILSEVETLMTEVRPPPGTSNPRARPQCGSISYNIHPRHVPIHLKPFFPPIPYALTMTLPARISLPVALRPARGALTTPRVCATPSRTLTFPAAQPHFARRFHVSTNTKQRLRLTGNQSQLTGPYNTSPSLKATENETALRKEVEDLKELVAKLQEEREQLVATKGGIPNTIEPTLGEREYISQDAPLFSDAKLDAQWVKLIPAPEAEDAKLMILSRLWLRDSCNCPKCLDPDSGQKTFSTTDLPEVPATSRDNVRVRSDGSLEIIWENDPISNGESHRTVLSAGKLNLLYHNNNPRIQLQPPIPRTLWDNASYADLVRSGACHIDYNDWRNNDEAFWTAFEQFTKTGLIFLKNVPQEEHSVINIANRIGPLQYTFYGWTWDVKSKPRAENVAYTNVFLGLHQDLMYHDPIPRLQLLHCLANSCEGGESLFSDGVHAALQLLNTDPEAYDILTKTDVHFGYDKGGHHYYATRKTIEADPNTGAPFITHWAPPFQTSFPAKDKNNRLRRWRDAAEKFQRLLEKEENMYEVKMKPGECVIFDNSRVLHGRREFETSTGSRWLKGTYITPQVYRAKETELVRRLNKGKPWPVDSTEERGRIWQLERDMVKQRKK, encoded by the exons ATGGCGCTCGCGATCTTATCAGAAGTGG AGACCCTCATGACCGAGGTTCGGCCACCTCCCGGCACTTCCAACCCACGCGCCAGACCCCAGTGTGGTTCGATTTCATATAATATCCATCCTCGACATGTCCCGATCCATCTGAAGCCATTCTTCCCACCGATACCCTACGCGCTCACCATGACACTCCCGGCGCGCATTTCCCTCCCCGTCGCGCTCCGACCAGCCAGGGGTGCTCTGACGACCCCACGGGTTTGCGCAACTCCCAGCCGAACGCTCACATTTCCCGCCGCTCAGCCGCACTTCGCTCGACGCTTCCACGTATCCACGAATACCAAGCAGAGGCTCCGGTTGACAGGGAATCAGAGCCAATTGACGGGCCCCTATAATACTTCACCATCACTGAAGGCAACTGAGAATGAGACGGCGCTGCGaaaagaggtggaggatttgaagGAGTTGGTTGCCAAGTtgcaggaagagagggaacAACTTGTCGCGACAAAAGGAGGCATCCCCAACACGATCGAGCCCACTCTAGGAGAAAGAGAATACATCAGCCAGGACGCCCCCTTGTTCAGCGACGCCAAGTTGGACGCACAATGGGTCAAGCTGATTCCTGCCCCTGAGGCCGAAGACGCCAAGCTCATGATCCTCTCCCGTCTTTGGCTGCGCGATTCTTGTAACTGCCCCAAGTGCTTGGATCCAGATTCGGGCCAAAAGaccttttccaccaccgacctgCCCGAAGTCCCAGCCACAAGCCGCGACAATGTCCGCGTCCGTAGCGACGGCTCCCTCGAGATCATCTGGGAAAACGACCCCATCAGCAACGGTGAGTCCCACCGCACCGTCCTCTCCGCCGGCAAGCTCAACCTCTTgtaccacaacaacaacccccgcATCCAGCTccaaccacccatcccccgAACCCTCTGGGACAACGCCTCCTACGCCGACCTAGTCCGCTCCGGGGCCTGTCACATCGACTACAACGACTGGCGCAACAACGATGAAGCCTTCTGGACTGCCTTTGAGCAATTCACCAAGACAGGGCTAATCTTCCTCAAGAACGTCCCACAAGAAGAACACtccgtcatcaacatcgcCAACCGCATCGGTCCACTGCAGTACACCTTCTACGGCTGGACCTGGGACGTCAAGTCAAAACCACGCGCCGAGAACGTAGCTTACACCAACGTCTTTTTGGGTCTTCACCAAGACCTCATGTACCACGATCCTATCCCCCGCTTGCAACTCCTCCACTGCCTAGCCAACAGCTGCGAAGGGGGCGAGTCCCTTTTCAGTGATGGCGTCCACGCCGCACTTCAACTCTTAAACACCGACCCCGAGGCCTACGACATCCTGACCAAAACCGACGTTCACTTTGGCTACGACAAGGGAGGACACCACTACTACGCCACCCGCAAGACGATAGAAGCAGATCCCAATACCGGCGCACCGTTCATCACCCACTGGGCGCCGCCGTTCCAAACGAGCTTTCCAGCCAAGGATAAGAACAACCGgttgcggaggtggagggacGCAGCGGAGAAGTTTCAGAGGTtgctggaaaaggaggagaataTGTACGAGGTCAAGATGAAGCCAGGGGAGTGCGTAATCTTTGACAACTCGAGGGTGCTgcatgggaggagggagtttgaGACTTCTACTGGGAGCAGGTGGCTGAAGGGGACGTATATTACACCGCAGGTGTACAGAGCCAAGGAAACAgagttggtgaggaggttaAACAAGGGGAAGCCATGGCCGGTAGACTCGACCGAGGAGAGGGGTAGGATTTGGCAGTTGGAGAGGGATATGGTGAagcagaggaagaagtaG
- a CDS encoding hypothetical protein (EggNog:ENOG503Q3KA; COG:K), with amino-acid sequence MASRLPAFALFPLTAWRDQLPADEWAACLDAWVALVDSHLSLSDTDFNSVSVKDESLPSFLTSFTRETAQNGVGILGPSPAAKRLLRGTYQLITKLLQSSAPPSSLAQWDFLSDVSTVYGKKKTTILLDTLLEASRSYLETSLAGLKKFLIKNLDAGLSGGDLNGIQSRLEQVNNLIHASPFVAEYFLAGSDFLDGLISCYKITNPTLRRSLISTLYVCLIGLADAQKVGLLTDLLYSLKSAADTHKSGPLNVNDSLVAELVTSTPLLTQLSRKLDPNVSTRTTTVLSSLAAFKKPTSSTLFPPKPKRLIKRKIDKGKSLALPEDQHQEIHIHRLSSISQVQDLFPELGSGFISKLLDEYHDSTEQVIAHLLDESLPPHLASLDRSEDLSPVKPPTIRRHSSLIPRPTPPISPPLPPARDDDDDDLALLTGTLHLGKKPGTADSLLRDKSTAPAKAAILSALAAFDSDDDERDDTYDAADVGGTVDTSLGDEILPDGAEAHLFRTYQANPKLFARDKESRQHAERIRLRAETGMSDEQVEGWAVMLQRDVNLQKRLQKRYGEWSGEQVEIQRTGWVAGEEDTDGDGPSRGGGFRGGRGRGGNRGRGGRGGGGRGGAQQSGESGPQDDAARRRKEANKGSRANHNRRDQRAKKMARGGFAG; translated from the coding sequence ATGGCCTCACGACTTCCAGCTTTTGCACTCTTTCCTCTCACCGCTTGGCGTGACCAGCTACCGGCTGATGAGTGGGCTGCTTGTCTCGATGCCTGGGTAGCGCTCGTTGATAGCCACTTGTCCCTTTCAGATACCGACTTCAACTCAGTTTCAGTTAAAGATGAGAGCTTACCAAGCTTCCTGACATCTTTTACACGGGAAACGGCACAAAATGGAGTTGGGATTCTTGGGCCATCGCCTGCAGCTAAGAGACTCCTCAGGGGCACCTATCAGCTCATCACGAAACTGCTTCAatcatcagcaccaccaagcagCTTGGCGCAATGGGATTTCTTGTCGGATGTTAGCACGGTGtatggaaagaagaaaaccaCTATCCTTCTTGATACTCTATTGGAAGCTTCACGGTCTTATCTGGAAACATCACTCGCCGGTCTGAAAAAGTTCCTCATCAAGAATCTCGATGCTGGCCTAAGTGGCGGGGACCTCAACGGCATCCAATCCCGCCTCGAACAagtcaacaacctcatccacGCCTCCCCATTTGTGGCCGAGTATTTCCTCGCAGGAAGTGACTTCCTCGACGGTCTCATATCCTGCTATAAGATTACCAACCCAACGCTCCGCCGCTCACTCATCTCAACCCTTTACGTCTGCCTCATCGGCCTCGCCGACGCCCAAAAAGTCGGCCTCCTAACCGACCTCCTCTACTCCCTCAAATCCGCCGCCGACACTCACAAATCCGGCCCTTTGAACGTGAACGACTCCCTCGTCGCCGAGTTGgtcacctccacccctttACTCACACAACTCTCCCGGAAGCTCGATCCCAATGTCTCAACCCGCACCACAACcgtcctctcctccctcgccgccttcaaaaagcccacctcctccactttgttcccccccaaaccaaaacgCCTCATCAAGCGCAAAATTGACAAAGGCAAATCCCTCGCCTTACCCGaagaccaacaccaagaaatCCACATCCACCGGctatcctccatctcccaagTCCAGGACCTCTTCCCGGAACTCGGCTCAGGTTTCATTTCCAAACTCCTAGACGAGTACCACGACTCAACAGAACAAGTCATCGCCCACCTCCTCGACGaatccctcccaccccacctcgcctccctcgaCCGCTCAGAAGATTTATCTCCCGTCAAACCCCCCACTATCCGCCGacactcctccctcatcccccgccccaccccccccatctccccccctctcccccctgcccgagacgacgatgacgacgacctcgCTCTCCTAACCGGCACCCTTCACCTCGGCAAAAAACCCGGTACCGCCGACTCCCTCCTGAGAGATAaatccaccgcccccgccaaagcagccatcctctccgccctcgccgccttcgactcagacgacgacgaacgCGACGACACCTACGACGCCGCAGACGTAGGGGGGACCGTGGACACCTCCCTCGGGGACGAGATCCTCCCCGACGGGGCGGAGGCCCACCTCTTCCGCACTTACCAggccaaccccaagctctTCGCCCGGGACAAGGAATCGAGGCAGCACGCCGAGAGGATCAGGCTCAGGGCGGAGACGGGCATGAGCGATGAGCAGGTTGAGGGGTGGGCGGTGATGCTGCAGCGGGATGTGAACCTGCAGAAGAGGCTGCAGAAGAGGTATGGCGAGTGGAGTGGTGAGCAGGTTGAGATCCAGAGGACGGGGTGGGttgcgggagaggaggatacggatggtgatgggccttcgagaggaggtgggtttAGGGGCGGTAGGGGACGTGGTGGAAacaggggaagaggtggacgtggtggtggtggaaggggtggtgctCAGCAATCTGGAGAGTCGGGACCCCAAGATGATGCCGCCAGACGGAGAAAAGAAGCCAACAAGGGCAGCCGggccaaccacaacagacGTGATCAACGGGCGAAAAAGATGGCCAGGGGTGGTTTTGCTGGTTAA
- the RPS20 gene encoding 40S ribosomal protein S20 (EggNog:ENOG503P3VF; BUSCO:EOG09265CFP; COG:J), whose amino-acid sequence MLVQCSSKDRPATFYLCIQLNVAVYAPYKQQLPLQRSTTQTPNVSLTEGQATDGPTITELAALATSVPAITSHSHKLARACPATPTRAQSTKITQNSRQKEKFVKFSLPHRQSSRNRLHHVTETHRRSSLEGTFQPNLSSIANRNPPKPNTAKMSGYNKEKEFGEAPKVHKIRITLSSRKVQALEKVCSELLERAKSKDLKAKGPVRLPTKTLKIMTRKTPCGEGSKTWDLYEMRIHKRLIDLTAPTEVVKQIIINIEAGVEVEVTIAA is encoded by the exons ATGCTCGTCCAATGCTCATCCAAAGACCGTCCAGCGACCTTTTATTTATGCATCCAACTTAATGTCGCTGTCTACGCCCCTTACAAACAGCAATTGCCCCTCCAAAGGTCAACCACCCAGACGCCGAATGTGTCATTGACCGAGGGGCAAGCCACGGATGGCCCCACCATAACCGAGCTGGCAGCACTAGCCACTTCCGTCCCAGCAATCACCAGCCACAGTCACAAACTGGCCCGTGCGTGCCCTGCAACCCCCACCAGAGCTCAATCCACCAAAATTACCCAAAATTCCcgtcaaaaagaaaagttcGTGAAGTTTTCTCTTCCGCATCGCCAATCCAGCCGTAATCGCCTTCATCACGTTACCGAAACG CATCGCCGTTCGAGTCTTGAGGGCACCTTCCAACCAAACCTTTCTTCTATAGCCAACCGCAAcccacccaaaccaaacacCGCCAAGATGTCCGGCtacaacaaggagaaggagttcgGCGAGGCCCCCAAGGTCCACAAGATCAGAATCACTCTGTCTTCCCGCAAGGTTCAGGCCCTCGAGAAGGTCTGCTCTGAGCTCCTTGAGCGC GCCAAGTCCAAGgacctcaaggccaagggccCCGTCCGTCTCCCCACCAAGACCCTCAAGATCATGACCCGCAAGACCCCTTGCGGTGAGGGTTCCAAGACCTGGGATCTCTACGAGATGCGCATCCACAAGCGCCTCATCGACTTGACCGCCCCCACCGAGGTCGTCAAGcagatcatcatcaacatcgaggctggtgtcgaggtcgaggttaCCATTGCTGCTTAA